One genomic region from Epinephelus moara isolate mb chromosome 8, YSFRI_EMoa_1.0, whole genome shotgun sequence encodes:
- the ugt2b3 gene encoding UDP glucuronosyltransferase 2 family, polypeptide B3 isoform X7, protein MKLGQRLSVCVLLLLCVTQSADGGNILVWYTEGSHWINMKPVLESLIDRGHQVTVLVPSTSMFMNASEPSRFGYEPFNVSVSKETIEDFMKEFFHFSMYEMDHMSYLQIYIRFIELMKGNLQNSLKFLDGVVKSETIMKKLKEGKYDLLLADPVYPGSDLVADILAIPLVFSLRFSIGNTWERHCGQLPAPPSFVPGTMSKLTDKMDFRDRVWNFLFYALQDAVIDNFFFKEVDKYYSEIKGKPTSACEMMGRADIWLMRTYWDFDFPRPSLPNFKFVGGIHCRPAKPLPEDMEDFVQSSGDAGIVVFTLGSFIKNITTEKGNMIASALAQIPQKVLWRYSGEKPVTLGANTRLYDWIPQNDLLGHPKTRAFVTHGGTNGIYEAIYHGVPMVGIPMFADQPDNMVHMKAKGAAIIADLNFIKTEDLRDAINTVINDKSYKENVMQLSSIHHDRPMSPLDEAVFWIEYTMRNKGAEHLRVQAHEFTWYQYHSLDVLAFLLAIVLLFVFLVIKTCSFCLRRCCGRKEKRKRKAE, encoded by the exons ATGAAGCTGGGGCAGCGTCTCTCGGTTTGTGTCCTGCTGCTACTTTGTGTGACACAGAGCGCAGATGGAGGGAACATTTTGGTGTGGTACACTGAAGGCAGCCACTGGATTAACATGAAGCCTGTGCTGGAGTCGCTGATTGACAGGGGACACCAGGTGACGGTTCTGGTCCCGAGCACGTCAATGTTCATGAACGCCAGTGAGCCTTCTCGCTTTGGCTACGAACCCTTCAACGTCTCTGTCTCGAAGGAGACAATAGAGGACTTTATGAAAGAATTCTTTCACTTCTCCATGTATGAAATGGATCATATGAGTTACCTGCAGATTTACATCAGATTCATTGAGCTGATGAAGGGCAATCTGCAGAACTCtttaaagtttttggatggCGTGGTGAAATCAGAGACCATCATGAAGAAGCTGAAGGAGGGAAAATATGACCTTCTCCTGGCTGACCCCGTCTATCCCGGCAGTGACTTAGTAGCAGATATTTTGGCCATCCCCCTGGTCTTCTCCCTGCGGTTTTCCATAGGCAATACATGGGAGAGACATTGTGGTCAGCTACCCGCTCCTCCTTCCTTTGTTCCCGGCACTATGAGCAAACTGACTGACAAGATGGACTTCCGAGACAGAGTGTGGAACTTCCTCTTCTACGCACTGCAGGACGCTGTAATcgataactttttttttaaagaagtagATAAATATTACTCCGAAATCAAAG GAAAACCCACCAGTGCCTGTGAGATGATGGGTAGAGCAGACATCTGGTTGATGCGAACCTATTGGGACTTTGATTTCCCCCGTCCTTCTCTCCCGAACTTCAAATTCGTTGGTGGGATCCACTGCAGACCTGCTAAACCTTTACCAGAG GATATGGAAGACTTTGTGCAGAGTTCTGGAGATGCTGGCATCGTGGTCTTCACTTTGGGATCATTCATCAAGAACATCACCACAGAGAAGGGGAACATGATCGCCTCAGCCCTCGCTCAGATCCCACAAAAG GTGCTGTGGAGATACAGTGGAGAAAAACCAGTGACTCTGGGTGCCAACACCAGACTATACGACTGGATCCCTCAGAATGACCTACTGG GTCACCCCAAGACAAGAGCTTTTGTCACCCATGGTGGCACAAATGGGATTTATGAGGCCATCTACCACGGTGTTCCCATGGTGGGCATCCCCATGTTTGCTGACCAGCCAGACAACATGGTCCACATGAAGGCTAAGGGAGCTGCAATTATTGCAGACTTGAACTTCATCAAGACGGAAGACCTGAGAGATGCTATCAATACTGTCATCAATGACAAATC GTACAAGGAAAATGTCATGCAGCTGTCCAGCATCCATCATGACAGACCAATGAGTCCTCTGGATGAGGCAGTATTCTGGATCGAGTACACCATGAGAAACAAAGGGGCCGAGCATCTGAGGGTTCAGGCCCATGAGTTCACCTGGTACCAGTATCACAGCTTGGATGTCCTGGCCTTCCTCCTCGCCATTGTTCTGCTCTTCGTATTTCTTGTCATCAAGACCTGCAGTTTCTGCCTGCGGAGGTGCTGCGGcagaaaggaaaagagaaagagaaaggctGAGTAA
- the ugt2b3 gene encoding UDP glucuronosyltransferase 2 family, polypeptide B3 isoform X3 — protein MKLGQRLSVCVLLLLCVTQSADGGNILVWYTEGSHWINMKPVLESLIDRGHQVTVLVPSTSMFMNASEPSRFGYEPFNVSVSKETIEDFMKEFFHFSMYEMDHMSYLQIYIRFIELMKGNLQNSLKFLDGVVKSETIMKKLKEGKYDLLLADPVYPGSDLVADILAIPLVFSLRFSIGNTWERHCGQLPAPPSFVPGTMSKLTDKMDFRDRVWNFLFYALQDAVIDNFFFKEVDKYYSEIKGKPTSACEMMGRADIWLMRTYWDFDFPRPSLPNFKFVGGIHCRPAKPLPEDMEDFVQSSGDAGIVVFTLGSFIKNITTEKGNMIASALAQIPQKVLWRYSGEKPATLGANTRLYDWIPQNDLLGHPKTRAFVTHGGTNGIYEAIYHGVPMVGIPMFADQPDNMVHMKAKGAAIIADLNFIKTEDLRDAINTVINDKSYKENVMQLSSIHHDRPMSPLDEAVFWIEYTMRNKGAEHLRVQAHEFTWYQYHSLDVLAFLLAIVLLFVFLVIKTCSFCLRRCCGRKEKRKRKAE, from the exons ATGAAGCTGGGGCAGCGTCTCTCGGTTTGTGTCCTGCTGCTACTTTGTGTGACACAGAGCGCAGATGGAGGGAACATTTTGGTGTGGTACACTGAAGGCAGCCACTGGATTAACATGAAGCCTGTGCTGGAGTCGCTGATTGACAGGGGACACCAGGTGACGGTTCTGGTCCCGAGCACGTCAATGTTCATGAACGCCAGTGAGCCTTCTCGCTTTGGCTACGAACCCTTCAACGTCTCTGTCTCGAAGGAGACAATAGAGGACTTTATGAAAGAATTCTTTCACTTCTCCATGTATGAAATGGATCATATGAGTTACCTGCAGATTTACATCAGATTCATTGAGCTGATGAAGGGCAATCTGCAGAACTCtttaaagtttttggatggCGTGGTGAAATCAGAGACCATCATGAAGAAGCTGAAGGAGGGAAAATATGACCTTCTCCTGGCTGACCCCGTCTATCCCGGCAGTGACTTAGTAGCAGATATTTTGGCCATCCCCCTGGTCTTCTCCCTGCGGTTTTCCATAGGCAATACATGGGAGAGACATTGTGGTCAGCTACCCGCTCCTCCTTCCTTTGTTCCCGGCACTATGAGCAAACTGACTGACAAGATGGACTTCCGAGACAGAGTGTGGAACTTCCTCTTCTACGCACTGCAGGACGCTGTAATcgataactttttttttaaagaagtagATAAATATTACTCCGAAATCAAAG GAAAACCCACCAGTGCCTGTGAGATGATGGGTAGAGCAGACATCTGGTTGATGCGAACCTATTGGGACTTTGATTTCCCCCGTCCTTCTCTCCCGAACTTCAAATTCGTTGGTGGGATCCACTGCAGACCTGCTAAACCTTTACCAGAG GATATGGAAGACTTTGTGCAGAGTTCTGGAGATGCTGGCATCGTGGTCTTCACTTTGGGATCATTCATCAAGAACATCACCACAGAGAAGGGGAACATGATCGCCTCAGCCCTCGCTCAGATCCCACAAAAG GTGCTGTGGAGATACAGTGGAGAAAAACCAGCGACTCTGGGTGCCAACACCAGACTATACGACTGGATCCCTCAGAATGACCTACTGG GTCACCCCAAGACAAGAGCTTTTGTCACCCATGGTGGCACAAATGGGATTTATGAGGCCATCTACCACGGTGTTCCCATGGTGGGCATCCCCATGTTTGCTGACCAGCCAGACAACATGGTCCACATGAAGGCTAAGGGAGCTGCAATTATTGCAGACTTGAACTTCATCAAGACGGAAGACCTGAGAGATGCTATCAATACTGTCATCAATGACAAATC GTACAAGGAAAATGTCATGCAGCTGTCCAGCATCCATCATGACAGACCAATGAGTCCTCTGGATGAGGCAGTATTCTGGATCGAGTACACCATGAGAAACAAAGGGGCCGAGCATCTGAGGGTTCAGGCCCATGAGTTCACCTGGTACCAGTATCACAGCTTGGATGTCCTGGCCTTCCTCCTCGCCATTGTTCTGCTCTTCGTATTTCTTGTCATCAAGACCTGCAGTTTCTGCCTGCGGAGGTGCTGCGGcagaaaggaaaagagaaagagaaaggctGAGTAA
- the ugt2b3 gene encoding UDP glucuronosyltransferase 2 family, polypeptide B3 isoform X1: MKLGQRLSVCVLLLLCVTQSADGGNILVWYTEGSHWINMKPVLESLIDRGHQVTVLVPSTSMFMNASEPSRFGYEPFNVSVSKETIEDFMKEFFHFSMYEMDHMSYLQIYIRFIELMKGNLQNSLKFLDGVVKSETIMKKLKEGKYDLLLADPVYPGSDLVADILAIPLVFSLRFSIGNTWERHCGQLPAPPSFVPGTMSKLTDKMDFRDRVWNFLFYALQDAVIDNFFFKEVDKYYSEIKGKPTSACEMMGRADIWLMRTYWDFDFPRPSLPNFKFVGGIHCRPAKPLPEDMEEFVQSSGDAGIVVFTLGSFIKNITTEKGNMIASALAQLPQKVLWRYSGEKPATLGANTRLYDWIPQNDLLGHPKTRAFVTHGGTNGIYEAIYHGVPMVGIPMFADQPDNMVHMKAKGAAIIADLNFIKTEDLRDAINTVINDKSYKENVMQLSSIHHDRPMSPLDEAVFWIEYTMRNKGAEHLRVQAHEFTWYQYHSLDVLAFLLAIVLLFVFLVIKTCSFCLRRCCGRKEKRKRKAE; encoded by the exons ATGAAGCTGGGGCAGCGTCTCTCGGTTTGTGTCCTGCTGCTACTTTGTGTGACACAGAGCGCAGATGGAGGGAACATTTTGGTGTGGTACACTGAAGGCAGCCACTGGATTAACATGAAGCCTGTGCTGGAGTCGCTGATTGACAGGGGACACCAGGTGACGGTTCTGGTCCCGAGCACGTCAATGTTCATGAACGCCAGTGAGCCTTCTCGCTTTGGCTACGAACCCTTCAACGTCTCTGTCTCGAAGGAGACAATAGAGGACTTTATGAAAGAATTCTTTCACTTCTCCATGTATGAAATGGATCATATGAGTTACCTGCAGATTTACATCAGATTCATTGAGCTGATGAAGGGCAATCTGCAGAACTCtttaaagtttttggatggCGTGGTGAAATCAGAGACCATCATGAAGAAGCTGAAGGAGGGAAAATATGACCTTCTCCTGGCTGACCCCGTCTATCCCGGCAGTGACTTAGTAGCAGATATTTTGGCCATCCCCCTGGTCTTCTCCCTGCGGTTTTCCATAGGCAATACATGGGAGAGACATTGTGGTCAGCTACCCGCTCCTCCTTCCTTTGTTCCCGGCACTATGAGCAAACTGACTGACAAGATGGACTTCCGAGACAGAGTGTGGAACTTCCTCTTCTACGCACTGCAGGACGCTGTAATcgataactttttttttaaagaagtagATAAATATTACTCCGAAATCAAAG GAAAACCCACCAGTGCCTGTGAGATGATGGGTAGAGCAGACATCTGGTTGATGCGAACCTATTGGGACTTTGATTTCCCCCGTCCTTCTCTCCCGAACTTCAAATTCGTTGGTGGGATCCACTGCAGACCTGCTAAACCTTTACCAGAG GATATGGAAGAGTTTGTGCAGAGTTCTGGAGATGCTGGCATCGTGGTCTTCACTTTGGGGTCATTCATCAAGAACATCACCACAGAGAAGGGAAACATGATCGCCTCAGCCCTCGCTCAGTTACCACAAAAG GTGCTGTGGAGATACAGTGGAGAAAAACCAGCGACTCTGGGTGCCAACACCAGACTATACGACTGGATCCCTCAGAATGACCTACTGG GTCACCCCAAGACAAGAGCTTTTGTCACCCATGGTGGCACAAATGGGATTTATGAGGCCATCTACCACGGTGTTCCCATGGTGGGCATCCCCATGTTTGCTGACCAGCCAGACAACATGGTCCACATGAAGGCTAAGGGAGCTGCAATTATTGCAGACTTGAACTTCATCAAGACGGAAGACCTGAGAGATGCTATCAATACTGTCATCAATGACAAATC GTACAAGGAAAATGTCATGCAGCTGTCCAGCATCCATCATGACAGACCAATGAGTCCTCTGGATGAGGCAGTATTCTGGATCGAGTACACCATGAGAAACAAAGGGGCCGAGCATCTGAGGGTTCAGGCCCATGAGTTCACCTGGTACCAGTATCACAGCTTGGATGTCCTGGCCTTCCTCCTCGCCATTGTTCTGCTCTTCGTATTTCTTGTCATCAAGACCTGCAGTTTCTGCCTGCGGAGGTGCTGCGGcagaaaggaaaagagaaagagaaaggctGAGTAA